The genomic DNA CGAAGACCCCACCGCCGAGGCGGTCCGACGTCTGCGTCTGTGCACCGACGCCGGCGCGGACTCCGTCTACCCCGTCCGTCTGCCCGATGTGGGCACACTCAAGTCGATCCTCGCGCAGATCACTCTGCCGCTCAATGTCACCGCGCACCCGATCAAGGGCGCGGTGCCCGAAGAACTCGACCTCTCACAGCTCGCTGAGCTCGGGGTCGGGCGCGTGACCTTCGGTCCGCTTCTGCAGGCGGCGCTGACCGACTGCTTCGCGGATTTCACGTGCGCTTGGCAGTAGGGTCATCCCGCTGCCGTCGGCACCATTCACTGCAACTCACCTCCACCCATCACAAGAGGAGACGCAATGCCTGCCAACCCCCGCGAAGGCCAGCCGATCTGGATCGACTATGTCTGCCAGGACTTCGAGGCCGCCCAGAACTTCTACAATCAGCTCTTCGGCTGGGAATTCACCGACATGGGTGAGGACTTCGGCCACTACAACATGATCACGAAGGACGGCGGCAACGTCGGCGGCGCCATGCGCGCCATGAACATGGACGGCACTCCGAGTCCGGAGATGCCCACGGCTTGGTCGACCTACCTGCACACTGGGGACATCGCCGGAGTCCACCAGGCAGCGTTGGGTGCCGGTGGTGCGGACGTCGTCGGCCCGATGCCCGTCGGCCCGCTCGGCCAGATGGCCGTCGTCGTCGATCCGACTGGTTCGCCCATCGGCATGTGGCAGCCCGGTGAGTTCTCCGGCTTCGATACTCCGCTCTCACCGGGAACTCCCGTGTGGTTCGAGCTCATGACGACGAACTACCAGGCAGCGAATGATTTCTACGCCAAGGTCTTCTCATTCGACATCACTCCGATGGAGGGCTTCCCGTACTCGACGCACGGCGACGGTGACGCGGCTGTGGCCGGGATCTGTGACGCCAGCGAGTGGGCACAGAATTCCTATTGGCGCACCTACTTCAACGTCGAAGGCGCCGATGCCTCGGCAGCGAAGGTGACCGAGCTCGGCGGCAAGGTGCTCGCCGGTCCGGAAGACTCCCCGTACGGACGCATCGTCACGGTCACCGATCCGGAAGGCGCGACGTTCCAGCTGCAGCAGAATCTGTGACCGTCACCAATCGATGTGATCCGCTGCGGCGGCGATCTCCTCAAGCCGCAGGCTGAGGAGATCGCCGCCGCAGCGGTCTTCCCTGTCGTGCTCCGCGACCTCAGGCCCGCAGAGCGAGCGCGAACGGCAGCACCGAGGTAGCTCCTGCCTGCCGGAGCAACCGTGCGCACACCGTCATCGTCCACCGCGAGACGACCTCGTCGTCGACGAGCAGCACTGACTTCCCGGCCACTGCCTCCTCGACCTCCGGAGGAACAACGAAGGCTTCGTAGAGGTCCTTGACGCGGAAGGCACTGTTGACATCAGGTGTGCCGTGGTCGCCGACCTGCAGCAGCTCACCACCGTCCACGAGCCGACCGGCCACGGCGAGATTCGCGCCCAGAGACCGCACCGTCACGGGACGGCGATTGCTCGGGATCGACACGACCACCTCGGGCCGTGTTCTCCATTCCCACTGCGCCAGTACTTCAAGACACCACTTGCCGATCTGACCGGGCACCTCGGCGTCGGGAGCGTCAGGCGCGAGGAACGACCGCAGGGTCTGCCCCTGCCCGAGGTCGGACAGGCGGGCGATGGCACGTCCCTCCTCGGCGAGCTCTTCAGCAGGGATTCGACCTTTGAGCGGGACCCCGATGTTGGCCAGGCCGCTGGGCCAGGTGCTGCGCGGCTCGATCGGTAGACCGATCTTGTGCAGGTTACCGGCCGCCGCTTGGCGCTGTTCGTCGGAGATCTCGGCAGAGAACCACACTCCCGCACAGTTGTCGCAACGACCGCAGGGTTTCGGGTCGGGATCGTCGAGCTGACGGATGAGGAACTCCATCCGGCACTGCTCTGTCGCCTCATAATCGAGCATGGCCTGGGCCTCTTCGGCGCGGACGGCCGCGACCTTTTCGTACCGTTCCCGGTCGTAGGTCCACCCCAGCCCGGTTGAGACGTACCCGCCCTTGACCTTCGACACCGCGTCTTCGACTTCGAGGGTCTTGAGCAGCAAGTTGAGTCGGGAGCGTTTGGTTCCGACCAAGGTCTCCAAGCGGGCCACGGAGAGGGGGCCGTCCGCCTCGGCGAGGGCGGCGAGCACGGCGTTCGCATCGTCCTGGTTCGGCATCGATGCGGTCGCGAAGTACTCCCAGATCTGTTCGTCTTCTGCGCCGGGCAACAGGAGGACATCGGCGGAGTCCGTGGCGCGGCCGGCGCGACCGACCTGCTGGTAGTAGGCCACGGCCGACGACGGCGCGCCGATATGGATGACGAAACCGAGGTCGGGTTTGTCGAATCCCATGCCGAGCGCCGAGGTGGCCACCAGCGCCTTGATCCGATTGTCCTTGAGCTGCTGCTCGAGCTCCGCGCGTTCTTCTGCATCGGTCCGGCCCGTATAGGCGCGAACTTCGTGGCCCTGTTCGCGCAGCATTCGGGTGATGTCCTCGGCGGCGGAGACGGTGAGCGTGTAGACGATCCCGGACCCGGTGAAGTCGCCCAGATGGGAGGCCAGCCAGGCGATGCGGGCACTCGCGTCGAGCCCGGGGAGGACACCGAGGCGCAGGGAATCGCGAGCGAGTTCGCCGCGGACGACGGTGGTGTCGTCGCCGAGCTGTTCGGCGACGTCGGTGACGACGCGGGAGTTCGCGGTCGCTGTCGTCGCGAGCACCGGAGTATCGCGAGGCAGTTCGGACAGGATCCGGCCGATGCGACGGTAGTCGGGGCGGAAATCGTGGCCCCAGTCGGAGATGCAGTGGGCTTCGTCGACGACGATGAGGCCGAGGAAGGCCAGCAGCTGCGGCAGCACTTCGTCGCGGAACTGCGGATTGTTCAGCCTCTCCGGGGAGACGAGGAGAACGTCGAGGCTGCCGGCCTTGAGGTCCTCGAGCACGGAATCCCATTCGGTGACGTTCGAGGAATTGAGGCTGGCGGCACGGACTCCGGCACGTTCGGCCGCGGCGATCTGGTCGCGCATGAGCGCCAGCAGCGGGGAGATGATGAGGCTCGGCCCGGTGCCTGAGGCTCGGAGCATCCGAGTGGCGACGAAGTACACGGCGGACTTGCCCCAGCCGGTGCGCTGGACGACGAGGACGCGCTTCTTCGCCTGCACGAGGTCGCGGATCGACTCGAGCTGGCCGTCGCGGAACTGCGCGTTCGGGTTTGCGGTGAGTTCGGCGAGGATGCGCTGCGCCTCGATCGCGAAATCGTCAGGGGCGCCGGGCGAGCCTGCAAGAGGCGGGGATGTCGGGGTGGATTCCGTCATGGGGCCAGTCTAAGTGGAGGGTGTGACACGACCTGACCGAACGGCCGTTCCTCAGCGCAGGGCGAGCTCGATGCCCAGGGTGGTGAGCACGCCGAAAAGGATGCCCCAGAGGATGATCGAGATGACCTGCCAGAAGGCTACGGCGTTGCGGTTCGCGCCGAAGCCGACCATCGCGGACGATGTGATCTGCGAGGGCAGGAGCGTCTGGCCGAGCAGCGAGACTCCCGGCACGCCGAATTTGTCGAACATGCGCTTGAGCCGCTGTCTCTTCGGCTTCTCCTCGACCTCTTTGTTCTTCGTCGCCTTGTCGCGGATTGCACCTGCCCCGTAGACGAAGGCGAGCATCGAAATGACATTGCCGACGATGGCCATGAGGATGGCGACCACGGGGTGGAGTCCGATCGCGACACCGATGACTGCGCCGAAATACGACTCGACGAAGGGGATGGCCGAGACGAGCAGTACGCCCGCCCACTGCAGCCAGTCGGGGATGTTTCCGGCGAATTCCTGCAGACTGTCGATCATGAGGGCTCTCTCTTCTTCCGTTCGGGTCCTCTGGTCGGGTCAGCACACTGTTCCTGCCGCGCCGTTTCGACGCCTTGGCACACCGTACTAGTACAACGTACTATACACTGAGCGAAAGCATCGTTGTCAATGAAGCGAGGAGCCCGGTTGTCAAAGCGAGACGACATCGTCGCCGCAGCCATCCGCCTGGCCGAGGGGTCGCAGCCAGGACAGGCGAACCTCAGCGTGCGCGCCGTGGCCAAGGAAGCAGGGGTCGGACCATCGACGCTGCGCCATTACTTCCCCACCCAGGCAGACCTCCACGAAGCAGTCGCGAGGCGCTCGATCGACACCGTCGTCAAGGACTTCTCCATCGCTGATGTGAACCGCGCCCCGACCGACCGGCTCTATGAGTGCTGCGCCCAGTTCCTGCCGACCCATGAGCATCGAGATGTGCAGCTCGAAACCTGGTTCTCCATGCACCTGCATGCCCTCGGGGCGGAGAAGCGGGCAGTGTCCCGGCGCCTCCTCGAACACGGTCACCGCGTCACTTACGACAGCCTGCATCGCTGGCTGAATCTGCTCTCCGAGGAGGGATACCTCGACCCCACCGAGGTGGCATCGACCGCCACAGCGCTCTTCACGACCGTCGACGGCATCGCCCTGCACTCGATCATCTCGCCCGAGGCCATGACAGTCGACGCCGCACATGAGCAGGTCAAGTGGACGATCAGCAAGCTCCTCAGCTCCTGATCGGCCGCCACTCCGCCACTTCGTGCCCGCGCACCGCGACTTCTCAGAGGCTGCAGAACTTCTTGGATGGTCGTTTTGGTCACGCTTCGCGCAGAATCCCGTGACCATTTCGCCCACCCAGCGTAAGGGGAAGCGGCCTCACCCGCTCACCGCATGTCGGCGGCCGCGCGGCGCAGCGCGTCGGTCAGGCGAGAGAGCTTGTCCGAAGCCAGCGTCCAGTGGTGCCAGTACAGCGGGACGTCGATATGCGGCTTCGTGCCGATCTCGACGAGGTCGGCTTCGAGACCGTCGAGCTGCATGACCGGAACCATCCCCCAACCGAGGCCCGCCTCCACCGCGGCTGCGAACTCCGCTGACCCCGGCACGACCGACATCGGCGGTCGACCGTCGACACCGCAGCGGCGGAGGAATTCGAACTGCAGGTCGTCGTCCTGTCCGAAATTCACCATCGGCAACTCGGCCAGATCCGCCTCGGTGCCGGTGGAGTGCCGATCGAAGAGGGAACGTTCGGCCACGGCGGTGTAGCGCATCGTCCCGAGCTCGGCGACCGTGGTCCCGTACCCGCCAGTCGCCGTCGAGGTGATCGTGCCGAGCACCTCCCCCGATACCAAGAGCGGCAGCGCTTTGTCCTGGTCGACCATCTCGATGCGAAGGACGACATCGTCCCAGCCGGCCGCCTCGGCGAAGATCGGGCGAAACCACGTCGCCATCGAATCGGCATTCACCCCCACCCGGAGCACGGTAGGCTCACGACCCCGGTCACCGGATCCGCCCGGCCCGAGGGAGTCGGCGTCAATGCCGTGCAGCCGGTCGAGCGCCTCGGACTCGAGCAGCTCGACCTGCCTGGCATAACGGAGGATCGCCTGCCCCGCCTCGGTGACGGTGATCGGATTCGTTCGTCGGATGAGCACCTGCCCGAGGCGGGACTCGAGCGTGCGGATGCGCTGGCTCGCCGCCGAGGCGGTGATGCCGAGAACGAAGGCCGCCCCTTCGACGGTGCCTTCGTCGACAGCGGCGGCGAGGGCCTTGACGTGCTCGATGTTCATGAAGCAATTGTGCATCAGATGTGTATTCTGTTGTTTTTCTTCTGATCAGTCGGTCTCTACTGTTGAGTCCGTGCTCACTCATTTCTTCACCGGACTCCTCACCGGCTGGTCCCTCATCATCGCCGTCGGCCCGCAGAACGCACTCCTGCTGCGGCAGGGGATCCGGCGCGAGCACCTCGGCGTCGTCGTCACCATCTGCATCGTCGCCGACGTGCTGCTCATCGCGGCGGGCACGGTGGGGATCGGGGCGATCGTGCTGCTGGCGCCGTGGGCGCTCGAGGTCCTGCGCTGGCTGGGTGTGGCCTACCTGCTGTGGTTCGCGTGGACGAGCCTGAAATCGGCGCGCGAAGCAACTGGGCTGGAGGCGGACACACACCAGCGGACCCTCAAGTCCATCATCGTCACCACTCTGGCGTTGACGTTCCTCAACCCCGGTGTCTACATCGACACCGTCGTTATGCTCGGAAACCTCGCGAATCAGCAGGGCCCGGAGGGGGTATGGCCGTTCACATTCGGGGCGATGCTCGGCTCGATCAGCTGGTTCCTCGTCATCGGCTACGGTGCCCGCGGGCTCTCCCGCTACCTGGGACGGCCGCGGGTCTGGCAGGTCCTCGACGTCATCATCGCCGTCGTGCTCGTGCTGCTGGCCGCGCGGCTGGCGCTGGGGTAGCTGGGAAGTCTCCGAGGTGGGAGCTGGAGGTGCGCGATCACGTCGAGGCTCCTCCCGAGCTGAGCGAGCACTTGCAGATCGTCCGTGCAGCGATAACGAACCGCAGCGGATTCTTCCTCCGCGCCGAAACGATGCACGAGAACATGGCCTATCTCATGAGCGTAGGTTCGATGCGCGGCCATCACTATGCCCAGCGATCGCACGGCGAAATGTTCGTCGACATGCTCACGGGCCGTTTCATGGACCTGGGACTGTGGATCCTCGACGAGCCGGAGAGCGCCCTGTCGTTCACGGCCTCGCTGACTCTTCTTCAGCTCATCCGCGAACGCCAGCGGAAGGGCCTGCAGACAGTCATGGCCACCCACTCGCCCATCCTCGCCCGAGCCACAGAAGCGAAGATCGTCGAGGTCGGCGACTGGGGCTTGCGCGAATCCCGATGGGAGGACCTCGACATGGTCGATCACTGGCGCCGCTTCCTCCACGACCCTCAGCGGTATCTGCGCTACCTCGGCGGCTGAACTGCGGCCTACGCCCGCGATGCGGGCGACGACCCCACTCCTTGCGCTGCTGACACCCGCAGCTTGCACCAGGGAGGGTCCCAACACCTCGGCGGCGCCTGCTCGAGCACCTCCCCACCGGGCATCGCTGGATTGTTGGGTCGATCCGCGGCGTTTCACCTCGCGAAAACACCGTCGATCGACCCAACAATGCGCAAATAGCGTCTGGCGCCAGCCGCTGGCAGCGCCCTGGCACCCCAGTGACCGCTGGGGCGGGGCCCCTGGGAGGCCTCGCAATAAGCCCGGCCTACAGCTGCAGGCTCGGGTGGAGCTGAGTGAGAGTGACCATACGCTTGCGACTGCAGACCACGGTTGTGGCGACCAGGCAGATTGCAGTCATCAGCAGCAGGACCACTGCCGCCTGCGCGGCGATGAACATGTCGCCGCCGGCGACCAGGGTCCGCAGGCCCTTGACCGCGTGCGTCATCGGCAGGAACGGCGAGATGATCTGGAAGATCTTCGGTGCCGTCTCCACCGGATAGGTTCCGCCTGCCGAAGCGATCTGCAGCATCAGCAGGACCAGGGCGATCAGTCTGCCGACACCGCCCAAGGCCGCGACACACAACTGGTGCACGGAGTGGAAACACGCCGCCGCGAGCATCGAGAACAGCAGCGTCCACAGCCACGCTCCGGCCGAGAAGTCCAAGGTGAATGCGAGGATCGCATAGAGAACTGCGACTTGAGCGATACCGAAGAGCAGCCCGGGAACGTAGCCGGCCCAGGCGATGCGCGACGAAGTCGCCGATGAGAACAGCGCCCGATATGGAATGGCGTTGATGACCATATAGGTGATCATTCCGC from Brevibacterium sp. JSBI002 includes the following:
- a CDS encoding TetR/AcrR family transcriptional regulator, whose protein sequence is MSKRDDIVAAAIRLAEGSQPGQANLSVRAVAKEAGVGPSTLRHYFPTQADLHEAVARRSIDTVVKDFSIADVNRAPTDRLYECCAQFLPTHEHRDVQLETWFSMHLHALGAEKRAVSRRLLEHGHRVTYDSLHRWLNLLSEEGYLDPTEVASTATALFTTVDGIALHSIISPEAMTVDAAHEQVKWTISKLLSS
- a CDS encoding ArgP/LysG family DNA-binding transcriptional regulator, whose amino-acid sequence is MNIEHVKALAAAVDEGTVEGAAFVLGITASAASQRIRTLESRLGQVLIRRTNPITVTEAGQAILRYARQVELLESEALDRLHGIDADSLGPGGSGDRGREPTVLRVGVNADSMATWFRPIFAEAAGWDDVVLRIEMVDQDKALPLLVSGEVLGTITSTATGGYGTTVAELGTMRYTAVAERSLFDRHSTGTEADLAELPMVNFGQDDDLQFEFLRRCGVDGRPPMSVVPGSAEFAAAVEAGLGWGMVPVMQLDGLEADLVEIGTKPHIDVPLYWHHWTLASDKLSRLTDALRRAAADMR
- a CDS encoding LysE/ArgO family amino acid transporter produces the protein MLTHFFTGLLTGWSLIIAVGPQNALLLRQGIRREHLGVVVTICIVADVLLIAAGTVGIGAIVLLAPWALEVLRWLGVAYLLWFAWTSLKSAREATGLEADTHQRTLKSIIVTTLALTFLNPGVYIDTVVMLGNLANQQGPEGVWPFTFGAMLGSISWFLVIGYGARGLSRYLGRPRVWQVLDVIIAVVLVLLAARLALG
- a CDS encoding VOC family protein, which codes for MPANPREGQPIWIDYVCQDFEAAQNFYNQLFGWEFTDMGEDFGHYNMITKDGGNVGGAMRAMNMDGTPSPEMPTAWSTYLHTGDIAGVHQAALGAGGADVVGPMPVGPLGQMAVVVDPTGSPIGMWQPGEFSGFDTPLSPGTPVWFELMTTNYQAANDFYAKVFSFDITPMEGFPYSTHGDGDAAVAGICDASEWAQNSYWRTYFNVEGADASAAKVTELGGKVLAGPEDSPYGRIVTVTDPEGATFQLQQNL
- a CDS encoding RecQ family ATP-dependent DNA helicase; the encoded protein is MTESTPTSPPLAGSPGAPDDFAIEAQRILAELTANPNAQFRDGQLESIRDLVQAKKRVLVVQRTGWGKSAVYFVATRMLRASGTGPSLIISPLLALMRDQIAAAERAGVRAASLNSSNVTEWDSVLEDLKAGSLDVLLVSPERLNNPQFRDEVLPQLLAFLGLIVVDEAHCISDWGHDFRPDYRRIGRILSELPRDTPVLATTATANSRVVTDVAEQLGDDTTVVRGELARDSLRLGVLPGLDASARIAWLASHLGDFTGSGIVYTLTVSAAEDITRMLREQGHEVRAYTGRTDAEERAELEQQLKDNRIKALVATSALGMGFDKPDLGFVIHIGAPSSAVAYYQQVGRAGRATDSADVLLLPGAEDEQIWEYFATASMPNQDDANAVLAALAEADGPLSVARLETLVGTKRSRLNLLLKTLEVEDAVSKVKGGYVSTGLGWTYDRERYEKVAAVRAEEAQAMLDYEATEQCRMEFLIRQLDDPDPKPCGRCDNCAGVWFSAEISDEQRQAAAGNLHKIGLPIEPRSTWPSGLANIGVPLKGRIPAEELAEEGRAIARLSDLGQGQTLRSFLAPDAPDAEVPGQIGKWCLEVLAQWEWRTRPEVVVSIPSNRRPVTVRSLGANLAVAGRLVDGGELLQVGDHGTPDVNSAFRVKDLYEAFVVPPEVEEAVAGKSVLLVDDEVVSRWTMTVCARLLRQAGATSVLPFALALRA